GAACGTCACCGGGATCGTGGACCGCCTGGAGTCGCGCGGCCTGGTCGAGCGGCGCCCCGACCCGGCGGACCGCCGGGTGAAGCTGGCGGCGGCGACGGACGAGGGGCTGCGGGTCGCCCGCGATCTGCGGGAGGGGCTGCACTTCGCGCGCGCGCCGCTGGCCGGGCTCTCGGACGACGAGCGGCGCTCTTTGCGGGATTTGCTACAGCGGATGCTGGAGGTCTGACCGGTCGGACCCTTCGGGCATCAGTCGCACCACCACAGGAACCGGTCGCAGGTCGGCGTCGGCGAGGGGGTCGGGTCGGGCTCGGGGGTCGTCGGGTCCTGGGCCGGGGGTGACGAGGGGTCCTGGGACGCCGGCTCGGGGTCGGGGGCCGCGGTCGTGGCCGCCGGGCCGGTGGCGGGCGCCGTGGTGGCCGCGGCGCCTCGCGCGTCGTCGTCCGCGCCCGTCGGCGACGGCGAGGCCGAGGCGGACGGGGACGAGGAGGCGTCCGGGGCCGGTGAGGCGGAGGTGGCGGCGGGAGCGCCGTCCGCGGGAGGCGCGGACGGGTCCGGGGGGACGGCGTCCGGCGAGC
The sequence above is a segment of the Streptomyces griseoviridis genome. Coding sequences within it:
- a CDS encoding MarR family winged helix-turn-helix transcriptional regulator, which produces MATEQRTRRPDALTMEVVELIGDVVARFYADYEDAAGEHALTGAQARLLSLLSIQPLPMRKLALKLKCEPSNVTGIVDRLESRGLVERRPDPADRRVKLAAATDEGLRVARDLREGLHFARAPLAGLSDDERRSLRDLLQRMLEV